A section of the Triticum dicoccoides isolate Atlit2015 ecotype Zavitan chromosome 7A, WEW_v2.0, whole genome shotgun sequence genome encodes:
- the LOC119329583 gene encoding uncharacterized protein LOC119329583, translated as MNRMRRIAGMGKSKKAPSAVQKDKDESIVFFRELYKHEEDTDVNLLEPIYSVEFDAIQGGHMSKPPSGKRDLLMPIIEKHDYDWPKTPPVAPMFPSLKMEASSSETVVAPKVTHIPITQPVKPSASRFIGKTEATKTSAKTPAGSSSSNSAKSQPCTTDRRPASAYATLPNRQQKPDAKANTGTSSNSGKEHSHTYYANASQDSSSSSASTTNTVETPGEAPYTAPKNLLTTGSIFARRRASATAVATAPPLGVDTKVESAKARRPPSSAARASKELQVDARKNALPAKGKAVAGTGSEPVCNSSGRASTSKTAPAKGMRRTDGKNERRPNFADQ; from the exons ATGAACCGCATGAGGAGGATCGCGGGGATGGGCAAGAGCAAGAAGGCCCCGTCCGCGGTTCAGAAGGACAAGGACGAGAGCATAGTTTTCTTCCGGGAGCTGTACAAGCATGAGGAAGATACGGATGTGAACCTCCTGGAGCCGATCTACTCCGTGGAGTTCGACGCCATCCAAG GTGGTCACATGTCCAAGCCTCCCTCGGGGAAGAGAGATCTCCTCATGCCGATCATCGAGAAGCACGACTATGACTG GCCCAAGACCCCTCCGGTTGCACCAATGTTTCCTTCCCTCAAGATGGAAGCCAGCTCCTCCGAAACGGTGGTTGCCCCTAAGGTGACACACATCCCGATCACGCAACCTGTCAAACCTTCAGCTTCAAGG TTCATTGGCAAGACTGAGGCGACCAAAACATCAGCCAAGACTCCGGCAGGTTCTTCGTCAAGCAACTCTGCCAAGAGCCAGCCTTGCACGACCGACAGGAGACCAGCTTCAGCTTACGCTACTCTGCCCAACAGGCAGCAGAAACCAGATGCCAAAGCCAATACTGGCACAAGCAGCAACTCAGGCAAGGAACACTCGCACACGTACTACGCAAATGCAAGCcaggacagcagcagcagcagtgcaagtACAACCAACACGGTGGAGACGCCAGGAGAAGCCCCTTACACGGCGCCCAAGAATCTGCTCACGACTGGGTCTATTTTCGCACGGCGCAGGGCATCAGCAACGGCAGTGGCGACAGCTCCACCATTGGGCGTGGACACCAAAGTCGAGAGCGCGAAGGCGAGGAGGCCACCATCTTCTGCGGCAAGAGCTTCCAAGGAGCTGCAGGTAGATGCCAGGAAGAATGCTTTACCAGCCAAGGGCAAGGCTGTGGCCGGCACCGGCAGCGAGCCTGTTTGCAACAGCAGTGGCCGTGCCAGCACCAGCAAGACCGCACCAGCAAAGGGAATGCGAAGAACAGATGGCAAGAACGAGCGGAGACCAAATTTTGCAGACCAGTGA